From the Prunus dulcis chromosome 4, ALMONDv2, whole genome shotgun sequence genome, one window contains:
- the LOC117626254 gene encoding uncharacterized protein LOC117626254 — MEASVSSFTQMATPSSSNNTLLGRSLHISKHASFTRKPSNQNQQLAMKKPSTKAWRVAAIHHVPVVADPTPVAITWQIVVGAIAGVTPFVVAGIEFSKRIIAQKRCEVCGGSGLVLTKEDYVKCPGCGGFLPWQSWKRFFSG; from the exons ATGGAAGCCTCAGTCTCTTCCTTCACACAAATGGCGACTCCAAGTTCCTCCAACAACACTCTCTTAGGAAGAAGCCTTCACATCTCAAAACATGCAAGCTTTACCAGAAAACCAAGCAACCAGAACCAGCAGCTAGCTATGAAAAAACCAAGCACAAAAGCTTGGAGGGTTGCAGCAATTCATCATGTTCCGGTTGTAGCGGATCCAACGCCGGTTGCCATCACTTGGCAAATTGTTGTTGGAGCCATAG CTGGAGTTACACCTTTTGTGGTGGCTGGGATTGAATTCAGCAAAAGAATA ataGCACAGAAAAGATGTGAGGTATGTGGAGGGTCAGGGCTTGTTTTGACCAAAGAAGACTACGTCAAATGTCCTGGATGTG gtGGATTTCTCCCTTGGCAGTCATGGAAAAGATTCTTTTCTGGctaa
- the LOC117625484 gene encoding putative receptor like protein 25: MINSQEHELKYMGEGYYQDTVAVAIKCNVIEMAKIMTFFTTIDFSNNTFRGEIPNAISKLKLLKGLKFSHNELTVSKFNVSKNQLVGPIPHGKQFDTFENDSYSGNTELCGLPLSKICNAHQSPPSSFQQEDDLEHGNGFDWKVVLMGYVSGVVMGISVGYLVLSNGTPDWLVKMVGRKQRRRTVEIT; the protein is encoded by the exons ATGATAAACTCGCAAGAACATGAACTGAAATATATGGGAGAGGGCTACTATCAGGATACTGTGGCAGTGGCAATTAAATGCAATGTAATTGAAATGGCGAAGATCATGACTTTCTTCACAACTATTGATTTCTCAAACAACACTTTCAGAGGAGAGATTCCAAATGCAATCAGTAAGCTTAAATTATTGAAGGGgcttaaattttctcataatgAGCTTACAG TATCAAAGTTCAATGTTTCAAAAAATCAACTTGTGGGGCCCATACCTCATGGCAAGCAATTTGAtacatttgaaaatgattCATATAGTGGGAATACCGAATTGTGTGGATTGCCACTTTCTAAAATATGCAATGCACATCAATCACCACCATCGTCATTCCAACAAGAGGATGATTTGGAGCATGGGAATGGTTTTGATTGGAAGGTAGTGTTGATGGGGTATGTATCTGGGGTGGTAATGGGAATATCTGTGGGATATCTTGTCCTCTCTAATGGAACACCAGATTGGCTTGTTAAAATGGTAGGAAGAAAGCAACGTCGTAGAACTGTTGAAATCACATGA
- the LOC117626255 gene encoding uncharacterized protein LOC117626255 isoform X1 → MILPIFGTSLSLWMNLSKISIAIVVHMDERNGKGLEDELPFEANGGYTKSRRRSLINGTIDTLAAHLFGNMLQEDDRIIKQVGRPGAKRLFVLAKFLPGGKPILS, encoded by the exons ATG ATTCtccccatttttggtacttcCTTGAGCTTGTGGATGAATCTTTCAAAAATATCCATTGCAATTGTGGTACACATGGATGAG AGGAATGGAAAAGGGCTTGAAGATGAGCTGCCTTTTGAAGCAAATGGAGGCTACACCAAGTCAAGGAGGAGGAGCTTAATTAATG GTACAATAGACACGCTGGCTGCACACTTATTTGGTAATATGTTGCAG GAAGATGACCGCATAATCAAGCAAGTTGGGAGACCTGGTGCTAAAAGATTGTTTGTTCTTGCAAAGTTCTTACCAGG AGGAAAGCCAATACTCAGTTGA
- the LOC117626255 gene encoding uncharacterized protein LOC117626255 isoform X2, producing MILPIFGTSLSLWMNLSKISIAIVVHMDERNGKGLEDELPFEANGGYTKSRRRSLINDTLAAHLFGNMLQEDDRIIKQVGRPGAKRLFVLAKFLPGGKPILS from the exons ATG ATTCtccccatttttggtacttcCTTGAGCTTGTGGATGAATCTTTCAAAAATATCCATTGCAATTGTGGTACACATGGATGAG AGGAATGGAAAAGGGCTTGAAGATGAGCTGCCTTTTGAAGCAAATGGAGGCTACACCAAGTCAAGGAGGAGGAGCTTAATTAATG ACACGCTGGCTGCACACTTATTTGGTAATATGTTGCAG GAAGATGACCGCATAATCAAGCAAGTTGGGAGACCTGGTGCTAAAAGATTGTTTGTTCTTGCAAAGTTCTTACCAGG AGGAAAGCCAATACTCAGTTGA
- the LOC117626255 gene encoding uncharacterized protein LOC117626255 isoform X3, whose product MNLSKISIAIVVHMDERNGKGLEDELPFEANGGYTKSRRRSLINGTIDTLAAHLFGNMLQEDDRIIKQVGRPGAKRLFVLAKFLPGGKPILS is encoded by the exons ATGAATCTTTCAAAAATATCCATTGCAATTGTGGTACACATGGATGAG AGGAATGGAAAAGGGCTTGAAGATGAGCTGCCTTTTGAAGCAAATGGAGGCTACACCAAGTCAAGGAGGAGGAGCTTAATTAATG GTACAATAGACACGCTGGCTGCACACTTATTTGGTAATATGTTGCAG GAAGATGACCGCATAATCAAGCAAGTTGGGAGACCTGGTGCTAAAAGATTGTTTGTTCTTGCAAAGTTCTTACCAGG AGGAAAGCCAATACTCAGTTGA
- the LOC117625486 gene encoding receptor-like protein Cf-9 homolog, protein MTGHVIGLNLGSGGLQGNIHSNSSLFSLGHLKWLDLSSNDFRGSPIPSKFGGFVSMTHLDLSYSNFSGPIPSEISHLSTLVSLNLSQATVTLDTLSLNRIVQNLTNLRELYLASVDMSSVVPDSFKNLSSSLETLELSDCHLRGKFPESVFHQPNLRLLDLGYNYNLTGYFPESNWSSPLEMLDLSQTRISVDWHHLTRNFKSLRDLSLRNCSFVGSYLAFLGNLTQIMRLDLSSNSFGGQIPWSFFLNLESLVSLNLGGNNYVGQFPEMYSNSTSNSSLYDFSKQQLVGPIPRHLTTLFLDGNQLNGTIPSWLGSLPSLEVLYLKSNQLSGNIIEFQSRFLSVLDLSDNKLDGLIPRSIFELENLKYLVLSFNNLSGTLDLSHNSLTGTVGPLRWKNLQYLDLRNNSLQGELPIPSPSTSYFSISNNQFTGEIPPMICSLNSLQILDLSNNKLSGKIHQCIGNFSQNLLVLKLHNNKFHGVIPGTFSEGNVLRNLDLNGNQLEGSLPPSLLTCRELEVLDLGNNKIQDTFPNWLESLPKLQVLILRSNKFYGEIGIPETKFPFQKLRIMDLSYNQFSGLLPTKYFEHLTAMINLQEHELKYMGEDYIWVTVRVTIKGCEIEMAKIQTFFTTIDFSNNAFRGEISNVIGNLKSLKGLNFSHNELTGTIPPSFGDMCNLEWLDLSSNRLVGKIPEQLVNLTSLEMFNVSKNRLVGPIPQGKQFDTFENNSYSGNVGLCGIPLAKTCGPHQSPPQDGDLEHENGFDWKVVLMGYASGLVIGISVGYLVLSNRTPDWLVKVASIK, encoded by the coding sequence ATGACTGGTCATGTGATCGGTCTCAACCTTGGTTCGGGTGGGCTTCAAGGCAATATCCATTCCAATAGCAGCTTATTCTCTCTCGGCCATCTCAAGTGGCTAGACCTCTCTTCTAATGATTTCAGAGGTTCCCCAATTCCGTCCAAATTTGGTGGCTTTGTAAGTATGACTCACCTTGACCTCTCTTACTCCAATTTCAGTGGCCCAATCCCTTCCGAAATTTCCCACCTTTCCACCTTGGTTTCACTCAATCTCTCCCAAGCTACTGTGACCCTAGATACTCTTAGCTTGAACAGAATTGTTCAAAACCTGACCAATCTTAGGGAGCTTTATTTGGCCTCTGTTGATATGTCATCAGTTGTACCTGATTCCTTCAAAaatttgtcttcttctttggaaACTCTTGAACTCTCTGATTGCCACTTGCGAGGAAAATTCCCAGAAAGCGTTTTCCACCAACCAAATCTTCGACTCCTAGATTTAGGCTACAACTATAACCTCACAGGTTATTTCCCCGAGTCTAACTGGAGTAGTCCGCTCGAGATGTTGGATCTCTCTCAGACAAGAATCTCAGTAGATTGGCATCACCTGACAAGAAATTTCAAGTCTTTGAGAGATTTGTCTCTCCGCAATTGCAGTTTTGTAGGATCATATCTTGCATTTCTTGGTAACCTCACACAAATCATGCGGTTGGACCTCTCGTCTAACAGTTTTGGTGGCCAAATCCCATGGTCGTTCTTTTTAAACCTTGAGAGCCTTGTTTCCTTAAATCTCGGTGGCAATAACTATGTCGGTCAGTTTCCAGAAATGTATAGCAACTCGACATCGAACTCTTCtttatatgatttttcaaAACAACAACTGGTGGGTCCTATTCCACGACACTTAACCACCCTCTTTTTAGATGGGAACCAACTCAACGGAACAATACCATCTTGGTTAGGTAGTTTGCCATCATTGGAGGTGTTATACCTCAAAAGTAACCAACTCAGCGGTAATATCATTGAGTTCCAATCTCGTTTTTTGTCAGTTCTTGATTTAAGTGATAACAAGCTGGATGGCCTGATTCCAAGATCAATCTTTGAACTTGAGAATCTTAAGTACCTTGTTCTATCATTCAATAACTTGAGTGGCACTTTGGATCTTTCTCACAACTCTTTGACTGGCACTGTAGGACCGCTTCGGTGGAAAAATCTCCAGTATCTTGACCTTCGCAACAATTCTCTCCAAGGAGAGCTTCCAATTCCATCACCTTCCACATCTTACTTTTCCATATCGAATAATCAATTCACTGGAGAGATACCTCCAATGATCTGCAGCCTGAATAGCCTTCAAATTCTTGATTTGTCTAATAATAAATTGAGTGGCAAAATTCATCAATGCATAGGGAATTTCAGTCAGAACCTCCTTGTTTTGAAGctacataataataaatttcatgGCGTGATTCCTGGGACATTTTCTGAGGGAAATGTTTTGAGAAATCTTGATCTAAATGGAAATCAGTTGGAAGGGTCGTTGCCACCATCTTTGCTCACATGTAGAGAGTTGGAAGTTCTAGACCTtggaaacaacaaaattcaagatACATTCCCAAATTGGCTGGAATCTCTACCGAAGTTGCAGGTTCTTATCTTGAGGTCTAACAAATTCTATGGTGAAATAGGCATTCCAGAAACTAAGTTTCCATTCCAAAAATTGCGTATCATGGACCTCTCCTACAATCAGTTTAGCGGCCTATTgccaacaaaatattttgaacattTGACGGCCATGATAAACTTGCAAGAACATGAACTGAAATATATGGGAGAGGACTACATTTGGGTTACTGTGAGAGTGACAATTAAGGGCTGCGAAATTGAAATGGCGAAGATTCAAACTTTCTTCACAACTATTGATTTCTCAAACAACGCTTTCAGAGGAGAGATTTCAAACGTGATTGGTAACCTTAAATCACTGAAGGGGCTTAACTTTTCTCATAATGAGCTTACAGGTACAATTCCACCATCATTTGGCGATATGTGCAATCTTGAATGGTTAGATCTGTCTTCAAACAGACTTGTTGGTAAAATTCCTGAGCAATTGGTAAATTTGACATCACTTGAAATGTTCAACGTTTCAAAAAATCGACTTGTGGGGCCCATACCTCAGGGTAAGCAATTTGAtacatttgaaaataattcataCAGTGGAAATGTAGGATTGTGTGGAATTCCACTAGCAAAAACATGTGGTCCACATCAATCACCACCACAAGATGGTGATTTGGAGCACGAGAATGGATTTGATTGGAAGGTAGTGTTGATGGGGTATGCATCTGGGTTGGTAATTGGAATATCTGTGGGATATCTTGTACTCTCTAACAGAACACCCGATTGGCTTGTGAAAGTGGCCAGCATAAAGTGA